From a single Argopecten irradians isolate NY unplaced genomic scaffold, Ai_NY scaffold_0396, whole genome shotgun sequence genomic region:
- the LOC138312623 gene encoding uncharacterized protein, whose product MIRKTPPVKVTRLYKAEAPNSKEKTVKRCFFCDESTGNLHKVETFNVDQRIREAAALLQDTWILGKLSSADLIAQGSTYHLNCLATFYRRAEKVKCNKKVDVTINMIHGIALAELVSFIEEASAESNDLAPVFKLSDLTSIYTSRLKQLGCEKESRVHSTDLKNRILDHFPSMQAHKHGREVLLCFNTDIGDALHIACWNNFDEEAIILSKAANIIRGDVQKLENMENKSFTGEFQKNCQEKSVPQSLLTLVSMILEGSNIKNQASNRSQAALSIAQLLLFNLSIRRRTGSTALFHSAEREPPLPVYLGMKLHAETRKRGLIETLFRIGISVSYDRILALSTGIGNALCDRFEEEEIVCPPKLRKDLFTTGAVDNIDHNPSSTTAHGSLHGTGISLFQHRSDNLEGQDRNIILISDGQSRKNIQPLPDAYCSVPPVVLRDSEPAIPECQGPVISNGYSIPGAIKGQYSWLNNLMAVILDVDEGDSQNISWAAYRANASQLMIQQSTDLSALLPLFEETSKSPAMIKHAMSIVQKNVEFLNPGQTAVIAFDQPLFTIAKKIQWNFPLTHGEDKLVIMFGGLHIEMAALKTIGDWLEDSGWTEALVEAEIASAGTAESFLKASHIARTRHAHQVTVGSLYILMQKAYMDYRNKIDTEPLEFQMWRAARSSDSPTFQYWDITLAFELNILIFVESLRTGNFHLYKDALMKVTPWFFALNHTNYARWLPVHIRDMVSLSIKHPEIEKEFKNGKFVLHKTKKVFSSIPLDQAHEQNNKCVKSDGGAVGLTENTSELLRWMVSGPEIARIIQDFESSQDFVLRSQDSESSGHHEQTNKCTDHISKASNNTCGCTE is encoded by the exons ATGATCAGGAAAACACCCCCCGTGAAAGTGACTAGATTATATAAAGCCGAAGCACCAAACTCGAAAGAAAAAACAGTGAAAAGGTGTTTTTTCTGTGATGAATCAACAGGGAACTTACATAAAGTAGAAACATTCAATGTTGACCAGCGCATTCGTGAGGCGGCTGCTTTATTACAGGACACATGGATTCTTGGGAAGCTCAGTTCAGCAGATCTGATAGCACAAGGGTCAACATACCATTTGAACTGCTTGGCAACGTTCTATCGAAGAGCAGAAAAAGTCAAATGTAATAAGAAAGTAGATGTTACCATAAATATGATCCATGGCATTGCCTTAGCAGAACTTGTTTCTTTTATAGAGGAAGCTTCAGCAGAAAGCAATGATCTTGCTCCCGTGTTTAAGTTATCAGACCTTACCTCTATATATACTTCACGACTTAAGCAACTCGGTTGTGAAAAGGAAAGCCGCGTTCATTCTACTGATTTAAAGAACAGAATTCTAGATCACTTTCCCTCTATGCAGGCTCACAAACACGGTAGAGAAGTATTGCTTTGTTTCAACACAGACATTGGAGATGCACTCCACATAGCATGTTGGAATAACTTTGATGAAGAGGCCATAATTCTATCAAAGGCAGCCAATATCATTCGAGGAGATGTTCAGAAGTTGGAGAATATGGAGAATAAATCGTTCACAGGGGAATTTCAAAAGAATTGTCAAGAAAAATCTGTACCACAGTCCCTCTTGACATTAGTTTCGATGATTCTCGAAggttcaaatataaaaaatcaagcAAGTAATAGATCACAAGCTGCACTCAGTATAGCACAACTATTACTTTTCAACCTTTCCATCCGTCGTCGCACGGGATCAACTGCCCTTTTCCACTCAGCAGAAAGGGAGCCACCATTACCAGTGTATCTAGGTATGAAGCTACATGCAGAAACACGAAAAAGAGGATTAATTGAAACGCTTTTTAGGATTGGCATTTCAGTTTCATACGACAGAATACTTGCTTTGTCCACTGGGATTGGAAATGCTTTGTGTGATAGGTTTGAAGAAGAAGAAATAGTGTGTCCTCCCAAGCTTCGTAAAGACCTTTTCACTACTGGAGCAGTTGACAACATTGACCATAACCCATCTTCTACCACCGCTCATGGATCTCTACATGGAACTGGGATATCTCTGTTTCAACATCGATCAGATAACCTTGAGGGACAAGACAGGAATATCATCTTGATATCAGACGGACAGAGCAGAAAAAATATACAGCCTCTTCCTGATGCATATTGCAGTGTCCCTCCAGTTGTTCTCCGAGATTCTGAGCCAGCAATTCCAGAGTGTCAAGGTCCTGTAATATCTAATGGTTACTCAATACCTGGAGCCATCAAAGGTCAATACAG TTGGCTGAACAATCTGATGGCAGTTATTTTGGATGTTGACGAGGGTGATAGTCAGAACATATCATGGGCTGCGTACCGAGCCAACGCATCTCAGCTGATGATACAGCAGAGCACTGACCTATCTGCATTACTACCACTCTTTGAGGAGACGTCTAAATCACCTGCTATGATTAAACATGCGATGAGTATCGTACAGAAAAATGTTGAATTTCTGAATCCAGGACAAACCGCTGTTATTGCTTTTGACCAACCTCTATTCACTATCGCAAAGAAAATTCAGTGGAATTTTCCTCTCACTCATGGAGAGGACAAGCTTGTCATCATGTTTGGAGGGCTCCATATTGAAATGGCTGCCTTGAAGACCATTGGAGACTGGCTGGAGGACAGTGGCTGGACTGAAGCTTTGGTTGAAGCAGAGATAGCGTCTGCTGGCACTGCAGAATCATTCCTAAAGGCCTCACACATAGCAAGAACACGACATGCTCATCAAGTTACAGTCGGCAGTCTATATATTCTAATGCAAAAGGCATACATGGATTACAGAAACAAAATTGACACGGAGCCACTAGAATTTCAGATGTGGAGAGCTGCGCGAAGTTCGGATAGCCCAACATTCCAATACTGGGATATAACTCTAGCTTTTGAATTAAACATTCTAATATTTGTGGAGTCCTTACGCACAGGAAACTTTCATTTATACAAAGATGCCTTGATGAAAGTCACTCCTTGGTTTTTTGCTTTAAACCATACAAATTATGCGCGATGGCTTCCTGTCCATATCCGTGACATGGTGTCGTTGTCAATCAAGCATCCTGAGATTGAAAAAGAATTCAAAAACGGAAAGTTTGTCTTACACAAAACAAAGAAAGTCTTCTCCTCCATTCCTTTAGATCAGGCACATGAGCAGAACAACAAATGTGTAAAAAGTGATGGAGGTGCTGTAGGTCTCACAGAAAACACGTCAGAACTGTTACGCTGGATGGTTTCGGGTCCAGAGATTGCAAGAATCATACAAGACTTTGAAAGTTCACAGGATTTTGTTTTGCGGTCGCAAGATTCTGAGTCATCTGGCCATcatgaacaaacaaacaagtgcACAGACCACATTTCAAAAGCAAGTAACAACACTTGTGGATGTACTGAGTAG